The following proteins are co-located in the Methylocystis sp. ATCC 49242 genome:
- a CDS encoding histidine decarboxylase, pyruvoyl type yields the protein MRCNSTHLARWCAGILQRWKIQTKPALRTIFSIFYAMTIFCELAEARNDSKGTKTFRETSSSALSLSKIVKGAVGPFSIHCDGYGNPGASGLGYVSVVTLHAGQASRELVIPGQKGEGLDGTVAFDRAEASGAYIGQINLIVASSFSGTNGAIWGFDIAKAADIAKGGPGKLFEVTVSDNSIIPVYSLDPLLDAGSRLFGTRDRPRFPLLPGAHVVAAHKEITALGPTNVWCGLAIAIAEDRKINANVIIELCGEFKANTIDETEEQYFHLVRENLAKSVIRVGKNQSVRYSKIFVGVTNESVLEGSVGYAMATVPYVVLAKGAVPSGGPEKLLEINISDWEKTLQSGKHARRN from the coding sequence ATGAGATGCAACAGCACGCATTTAGCGAGGTGGTGCGCTGGCATTTTGCAGCGCTGGAAAATTCAAACGAAACCGGCCCTCAGAACGATTTTCTCAATTTTTTATGCGATGACAATCTTTTGCGAGCTTGCGGAAGCCCGAAATGATAGCAAAGGTACAAAGACCTTCCGTGAAACATCGTCGTCGGCTCTGTCTCTGAGTAAAATTGTTAAAGGTGCAGTAGGGCCCTTTTCTATTCATTGCGACGGATACGGTAATCCGGGCGCCAGTGGCCTAGGCTATGTCTCTGTTGTCACACTCCACGCGGGACAAGCGTCAAGAGAATTAGTCATACCAGGTCAAAAGGGGGAAGGCTTGGATGGAACAGTCGCTTTTGACCGCGCCGAAGCGTCCGGCGCGTATATAGGGCAAATCAACCTAATAGTCGCCTCCTCTTTTAGCGGAACTAATGGTGCGATTTGGGGCTTCGACATTGCAAAGGCAGCCGACATTGCCAAGGGCGGGCCAGGCAAGCTATTTGAGGTGACGGTATCGGATAACAGCATAATTCCCGTTTATTCTCTCGATCCGCTGTTGGACGCAGGCTCCCGTCTCTTTGGGACACGGGACCGCCCGAGATTTCCATTGCTTCCTGGGGCTCATGTCGTCGCTGCCCATAAGGAAATCACCGCCCTCGGGCCGACAAATGTTTGGTGTGGCCTCGCTATCGCCATCGCCGAGGATCGTAAAATCAATGCAAACGTGATCATAGAACTGTGCGGTGAATTTAAAGCTAACACCATCGACGAAACAGAGGAACAGTACTTTCATCTGGTGCGCGAGAATCTAGCTAAAAGCGTGATACGCGTTGGAAAGAATCAAAGCGTCAGATACAGCAAAATTTTCGTCGGGGTCACGAATGAATCCGTTCTCGAGGGCTCTGTTGGTTATGCGATGGCCACCGTTCCCTATGTCGTGTTGGCAAAGGGGGCTGTTCCCTCCGGCGGGCCCGAAAAGCTGCTGGAAATAAACATATCTGATTGGGAGAAAACCCTACAAAGTGGTAAACACGCAAGGCGCAACTAG
- a CDS encoding group II intron maturase-specific domain-containing protein, which produces MELIDYMVGVYSAHVKSPAAAEYDVAFLLGAPAVNECFHLKAAPNPSRARSIQTAVIDYLDAPNRAAARETIRWRFRLDDPQSGRCASEIMATCSLSTRPAVNKPSLSPMRSTIHDFQLLKRTQEMLDDSARELNPAAQGWLAYHGRYTRSALYPLVRYIDQTRASDQR; this is translated from the coding sequence ATGGAGTTGATTGACTACATGGTGGGCGTCTACTCGGCGCACGTCAAGTCGCCCGCTGCGGCCGAATATGACGTCGCCTTTCTGCTCGGCGCGCCGGCGGTCAATGAATGTTTCCATCTCAAAGCGGCGCCCAATCCGTCACGCGCGCGTTCGATCCAAACAGCCGTTATCGATTATCTCGATGCGCCAAATCGCGCCGCGGCTCGCGAGACCATTCGCTGGCGTTTTCGGCTCGACGACCCGCAAAGCGGTCGATGCGCCAGCGAAATCATGGCGACATGCTCGCTGTCGACACGACCTGCGGTGAACAAGCCTTCGCTGAGCCCGATGCGGTCGACGATCCACGATTTCCAGCTGCTCAAGAGAACACAGGAGATGCTGGACGATAGCGCTCGCGAGCTGAACCCGGCCGCACAAGGTTGGCTCGCCTACCATGGGCGATATACGCGTTCGGCACTCTATCCCCTTGTTCGCTACATCGACCAAACGCGCGCAAGTGATCAGCGTTGA
- a CDS encoding carbon-nitrogen hydrolase family protein, translated as MATSLTRIALLHLAPTPGALEQNQQLVETALAAAADAGAEWVITPELVTTGYEFAEHIGTDWIESQPDLWVQGIAALALRRRLTVFLSVPERDGEKLYNSMIAIDRRGRIAGRHRKINALRVGAESWSTPGETISPVKIDGFGLVGMLICADAFTPVIAASLADQEARALVSSAAWGPGLHGPDGEWEAVSQATSLPIFVCNRTGQERQMDFTIAQSVVANRGRRVVSFTAPRNAIFLVDWSFEGNQLARYSQITPLP; from the coding sequence ATGGCGACTTCCCTAACGCGGATTGCTCTCTTGCACTTGGCCCCGACTCCGGGCGCTTTGGAGCAAAATCAGCAACTTGTCGAAACCGCGTTGGCGGCTGCGGCCGATGCGGGCGCAGAGTGGGTCATTACGCCAGAACTCGTGACAACTGGATATGAGTTTGCCGAGCACATAGGCACTGACTGGATTGAGAGCCAGCCAGACTTGTGGGTTCAAGGCATAGCCGCGTTGGCGCTGCGACGTCGCCTCACCGTATTCCTGTCTGTTCCGGAGCGCGACGGGGAAAAGCTGTATAACAGTATGATTGCCATCGACCGGAGAGGTCGGATCGCCGGGCGTCACAGGAAGATCAACGCATTGCGTGTGGGTGCGGAGTCCTGGTCCACACCAGGTGAAACCATTTCCCCTGTTAAAATCGACGGATTTGGCCTTGTCGGCATGCTTATATGCGCCGACGCGTTCACGCCAGTCATCGCGGCCTCCCTTGCAGATCAGGAGGCGCGTGCACTGGTTTCGTCCGCCGCCTGGGGACCTGGGCTTCATGGTCCGGATGGAGAATGGGAGGCAGTCAGTCAGGCGACATCGCTGCCCATTTTCGTTTGCAACCGCACCGGCCAAGAACGCCAGATGGACTTCACGATCGCACAAAGCGTCGTGGCTAATCGCGGGAGACGAGTCGTAAGTTTCACGGCGCCTCGAAACGCTATCTTTTTGGTCGATTGGAGCTTCGAGGGAAATCAGCTTGCTCGGTATTCCCAAATAACTCCGCTTCCATAA
- a CDS encoding IS110 family transposase yields the protein MEHTRFVGLDIHKERLSIAVAESGRTGAVEYLGEIANDPHAISKLCSRLGLPGKPLIFCYEAGPCGYGVHRQLTSLGHRCDVVAPSLIPVKSGDRVKADRRDATMLARLHRAGELTPVWVPDTDHEAMRDLIRLRSVVRHIVTRARQHLQGFLLRHGRKHGRGTAWRMAYRRWLSTLAFEHPAQQIAFQDYVDAVTDAERRLQRVEEQILSLLPEWNLRAVVDALQAMRGIALINAVVLVAEVGDFTRFSNPRELMAYFGLVPGERSSGETVRRGGITKTGNAHARRALVEGAWAYRMKPRIGRHKVDRIEALPKVVRDIGWKAQVRLCARYRRLTARGKTANVVNVAIAREMVGFIWSIACTIQSAPKPA from the coding sequence ATGGAACATACCCGATTTGTTGGCTTGGATATTCACAAAGAACGGCTCTCGATTGCGGTGGCGGAGAGCGGCCGCACTGGGGCAGTGGAATACCTTGGCGAGATTGCCAATGATCCCCACGCAATTAGCAAGTTGTGCAGCCGTCTCGGTCTTCCCGGCAAGCCGCTGATTTTTTGTTATGAGGCTGGACCGTGCGGTTATGGTGTTCATCGCCAACTCACCAGCCTCGGTCATCGCTGCGACGTGGTGGCGCCGTCGCTGATTCCAGTGAAGTCTGGCGATCGGGTGAAGGCAGATCGTCGCGACGCCACCATGCTCGCCCGACTTCATCGAGCCGGAGAGTTGACGCCCGTCTGGGTGCCTGACACCGATCACGAAGCCATGCGCGACTTGATCCGTCTGCGCAGTGTCGTCCGGCATATCGTGACGCGTGCGCGTCAGCATCTTCAAGGTTTTCTGCTGCGTCACGGTCGCAAGCACGGGCGTGGGACGGCATGGCGCATGGCTTACCGGCGATGGCTATCGACGTTGGCCTTCGAACATCCCGCCCAGCAGATCGCGTTTCAGGACTATGTCGATGCCGTCACGGATGCGGAACGGCGCCTGCAGCGGGTCGAGGAACAAATCCTCAGCCTTCTCCCGGAATGGAATCTGCGCGCGGTCGTTGACGCCTTGCAGGCGATGCGGGGTATAGCGCTGATCAATGCCGTGGTGCTGGTCGCGGAAGTCGGCGACTTCACACGCTTCTCGAACCCGCGCGAGCTCATGGCCTATTTTGGCCTAGTTCCGGGCGAGCGATCGAGTGGTGAGACCGTCCGACGCGGCGGCATTACCAAGACCGGTAACGCCCACGCCCGGCGTGCGCTGGTTGAAGGCGCCTGGGCTTACCGAATGAAACCGCGCATCGGCCGTCACAAGGTCGATCGCATCGAGGCGTTGCCAAAAGTCGTTCGCGACATCGGATGGAAAGCGCAGGTTCGGCTCTGCGCTCGATATCGTCGGCTGACCGCGCGTGGCAAGACCGCCAATGTCGTCAATGTCGCCATCGCACGCGAGATGGTGGGCTTCATCTGGTCGATCGCCTGCACGATTCAATCCGCGCCAAAGCCGGCTTGA